The following coding sequences are from one Tissierella sp. window:
- a CDS encoding oligosaccharide flippase family protein, with translation MSKDRFIYGSIVMIFMNFFTRIIGFTYDVLLSNLLGAEAMGLFQISMSTLMTFLIISSSGIPTCVTKLVAEQNSKKNKYNVENIYRTAILLNLFISIILGIALLFSSEFISIKILKNEDMLFGVYLLFPAIIILSLSTILKSYFYGMKNVITPSIAQIIEHSTRFIIIIGMIYYIRPVNPIHGAMIAIFGISIGEFFDLIWSFFAKRRLYKSNNLPGKQNENSFLIKILSMSFPLTISGFFSIILRFSNTILIPSRLITAGYTSSESVATFGRIMGMTMPLVHLPFIVTSALVINLIPSLSEQVILKRYKDIKSDIQLSLKATLLVSIPLTTIYVTLSKSLAIFLYNDPLVSDFIHIMGYGTVFMALQHNLSGILYGLNKQVKATINRLIGMIIQVIIVYFLVGNPKYGINGFYISYYSSAIIIMILDIFTVKKSIKLKLNYLDILGKPLLASAFMILLIYISTYDLANLQHLSPFAFISSLFLGFLSYIFILVVTKAIPKNFFGRVFRPR, from the coding sequence TTGAGTAAAGACAGATTTATTTATGGATCTATCGTGATGATCTTTATGAATTTTTTTACTAGAATTATTGGATTTACATATGATGTTTTATTATCAAATCTTTTGGGCGCAGAAGCCATGGGATTATTTCAAATTTCTATGTCTACCCTTATGACTTTCTTAATCATAAGCAGTTCTGGAATTCCCACTTGCGTCACTAAACTGGTAGCGGAACAAAATTCTAAAAAGAACAAATATAATGTAGAGAATATTTACAGAACTGCCATATTGTTGAATCTTTTTATCTCCATTATACTTGGTATAGCTCTTTTATTCTCTTCTGAGTTTATTTCAATTAAAATACTTAAGAATGAAGATATGCTATTTGGTGTATATCTTTTATTTCCTGCAATTATTATTCTTTCACTAAGCACTATTTTAAAATCATATTTTTATGGTATGAAAAATGTCATCACACCAAGTATTGCTCAAATCATTGAACATTCTACAAGATTTATAATTATAATAGGGATGATTTATTATATAAGGCCTGTAAATCCAATACATGGAGCTATGATTGCTATTTTTGGTATTAGTATTGGAGAATTTTTTGATCTAATATGGTCTTTTTTTGCTAAAAGAAGATTATACAAATCCAATAATCTACCTGGTAAACAGAATGAGAATTCTTTTTTAATTAAAATTCTATCCATGTCATTTCCTCTAACAATATCCGGATTTTTCAGTATTATATTAAGGTTTTCTAATACAATCTTAATCCCTAGCAGACTTATTACAGCTGGATATACTAGTAGTGAGTCCGTTGCAACCTTTGGTAGAATTATGGGAATGACTATGCCCTTGGTTCATCTACCATTTATAGTTACATCAGCTTTGGTAATCAATTTAATTCCTAGTTTATCTGAACAAGTTATTTTGAAAAGATATAAAGACATTAAAAGTGATATACAGCTTTCATTGAAGGCCACTTTGTTAGTATCTATTCCTTTGACCACAATATATGTGACCCTCTCTAAATCTTTAGCTATATTTTTATATAATGACCCCTTGGTCTCTGACTTTATACATATAATGGGTTATGGTACAGTATTTATGGCTTTACAACATAATCTTTCTGGTATACTCTATGGATTAAATAAACAGGTAAAAGCTACTATTAACAGGCTTATTGGTATGATTATTCAAGTAATTATTGTATACTTTCTTGTGGGAAATCCAAAGTATGGAATCAATGGCTTTTATATTTCCTATTATTCTTCTGCTATAATAATTATGATATTAGATATTTTCACTGTAAAAAAATCAATTAAATTGAAGTTAAATTATCTAGATATCTTAGGCAAACCTTTGCTTGCTTCTGCCTTTATGATTTTACTTATTTATATTAGCACCTATGATTTAGCAAACCTTCAACACCTTAGTCCATTTGCTTTCATATCTAGTTTATTCCTAGGTTTTCTATCCTATATATTCATCCTCGTGGTTACTAAGGCAATACCTAAGAACTTCTTTGGAAGGGTCTTTAGACCCCGTTAA
- a CDS encoding acyl-CoA thioesterase: MTNNLYSDVYNNISFSRAETSLIMEPRYANIHGSIHGGELMKVMDNIAGIAAFKHAKGMVVTARVDEIVFHKPVNIGNIVTCIAQLAYVGTSSMQILVNVVVHNVENYSQPETALTAFFTMVHLVDGKPAKVPQLVVTNKEEEELYKLGEKKHSEIKAKYLNE, translated from the coding sequence ATGACAAATAATTTATATAGCGATGTATATAATAATATATCTTTTTCAAGAGCTGAAACATCTTTGATAATGGAGCCAAGGTATGCAAATATTCACGGAAGTATTCATGGTGGGGAATTAATGAAGGTTATGGATAATATAGCAGGTATTGCAGCATTTAAGCACGCCAAGGGAATGGTAGTTACTGCCAGAGTAGATGAAATTGTATTTCATAAGCCAGTCAATATTGGTAATATTGTTACATGTATAGCCCAACTTGCCTATGTAGGTACATCCTCCATGCAGATTTTGGTAAATGTAGTGGTCCATAATGTAGAAAATTATTCACAACCTGAGACAGCATTGACAGCTTTTTTCACAATGGTACATCTAGTAGATGGTAAACCTGCAAAGGTTCCACAATTAGTTGTGACTAACAAAGAAGAGGAAGAACTCTATAAATTGGGTGAGAAGAAACATAGTGAGATTAAAGCGAAATATTTAAATGAATAA
- a CDS encoding molybdopterin molybdotransferase MoeA: MEFFKVVSVDEGKSLLMDNFKDYEFQTEKINILESVGRVLAEDIYSDINVPEFNRSTVDGYAIKVSDSHGATDSIPSILTIVGEVLMGQEAKISIKSGEAVYVPTGGMIPQGADGVIMIENTEKMDDNTILIYKSISQDENIIHKGEDIEKNALALKKGRKITPEVVGVLAALGISSFNIYRKPRFYNISTGDEIIGIDEELTMGKVRDINSYALSALIEKLGGEVVGNTIIKDDYHVLRAEVEKALEVSDIVMISGGSSVGTRDYTHQVINSFNGKGVFVHGVSIKPGKPTIMGEGKGKLIFGLPGHPVSSIIVFKTFLEFFINKKLGIDTISPRINAIVDSNFPSSPGRTTYQMVSLGERDGRFYATPSFGKSGMISLLSESQGYIIIEIHEEGVYKGEEREVYLF, encoded by the coding sequence ATGGAATTTTTCAAGGTAGTATCCGTGGACGAAGGAAAAAGCTTACTTATGGATAACTTCAAAGACTACGAGTTTCAAACTGAAAAAATCAATATATTAGAATCTGTGGGTAGGGTACTAGCAGAGGATATATATTCAGATATAAATGTACCAGAGTTTAATCGTTCTACTGTAGATGGATATGCTATCAAAGTATCTGATAGTCATGGGGCAACTGATTCCATCCCTAGTATTTTAACCATAGTAGGAGAAGTATTAATGGGGCAGGAGGCGAAAATATCTATCAAATCTGGGGAAGCAGTTTATGTGCCTACTGGAGGTATGATTCCTCAGGGAGCAGATGGGGTAATAATGATTGAGAATACAGAAAAGATGGATGATAATACTATATTAATATATAAATCTATATCTCAAGATGAAAACATTATTCATAAAGGTGAGGATATAGAAAAAAATGCATTAGCTTTGAAAAAAGGAAGAAAGATTACACCAGAAGTTGTAGGAGTTTTAGCAGCTTTGGGTATCTCTAGCTTTAATATATATAGAAAGCCTAGGTTTTATAATATATCTACAGGAGATGAAATAATAGGTATAGATGAAGAGCTTACTATGGGTAAAGTAAGGGATATCAATTCATATGCCCTATCTGCTTTAATAGAAAAACTTGGGGGAGAAGTTGTAGGCAATACCATAATAAAAGATGATTACCATGTATTAAGAGCAGAAGTAGAAAAGGCTCTGGAAGTATCTGATATAGTGATGATTTCAGGAGGAAGCTCTGTAGGGACAAGAGATTATACACATCAGGTCATAAATTCATTTAATGGGAAGGGTGTTTTTGTCCATGGAGTATCTATAAAACCTGGGAAACCTACCATTATGGGAGAAGGAAAAGGAAAGTTAATTTTTGGTTTACCTGGTCACCCGGTATCCTCAATAATTGTATTTAAAACATTCTTAGAGTTCTTTATAAATAAGAAATTAGGGATAGATACTATCAGTCCTAGGATAAATGCTATTGTAGATTCAAATTTTCCTTCATCACCAGGGAGAACAACATATCAAATGGTTAGTCTTGGTGAAAGAGACGGAAGATTTTATGCCACTCCTAGCTTTGGGAAATCTGGAATGATTAGCTTACTATCAGAATCTCAAGGCTATATAATAATAGAAATCCATGAAGAAGGGGTTTACAAAGGCGAAGAAAGGGAAGTATACCTTTTCTAG
- a CDS encoding molybdopterin biosynthesis protein — MERNTYIDNIDVELAKEMYFEKLNIIPEYEEVKVIDSLDRVTIEAVSAKISSPNYNAAAMDGIAVKSSNTLGATESNPLTLEIAKDFIYINTGNQIKEPFDSVIMIEDVIDCGQGKVQILKSVYPWQHVRQIGEDVVATEMIIPSRHRIRPIDIGALISGGIESIKVYKKPRIGILPTGSEIIEEIKNLEDGKIIDSNSRVFEAAILKNGGISHRYSPHKDDYDLLKKAILKGVEENDILLINAGSSAGTTDYTVKLIRELGEVLVHGIAMKPGKPTILGIINGKPVIGIPGYPVSAYLVFDAFVVPLINKYSGIKDRKADLVQATVSKRIVSSLKNRELVRVNLGFVNDQLIATPLSSGAGVTMSLVKADGIGIIPQNIEGIEAGEKIDVELLKPLSAIKGTIVSIGSHDLIMDILSDIIPLTSGHVGSMGGILSMKRGECHIAPIHLLDEETGEYNISYVKKYFGNEKMAIIKGVKRQQGFIVQKGNPRNIRDFKDLVRDDIIYVNRQRGAGTRILLDYHLKLDGIDIEKVKGYSREMTTHMAVATAVKTGTATTGLGIYSASKALDLDFIDITYEDYDFLVYENMLENPIIKEFIEVLKSKEFQDRVSSLGGYEFKNTGYVILI, encoded by the coding sequence GTGGAGAGAAATACTTATATTGATAATATAGATGTGGAATTAGCTAAGGAGATGTACTTTGAGAAACTTAATATAATCCCTGAATATGAGGAAGTTAAGGTTATAGATTCATTAGATAGGGTGACTATTGAGGCAGTTAGTGCAAAGATTTCATCACCTAATTATAATGCTGCAGCTATGGATGGAATCGCAGTGAAGTCATCCAATACATTAGGGGCAACTGAATCCAACCCTTTGACTTTAGAAATAGCTAAGGATTTTATTTATATAAATACGGGAAATCAAATTAAAGAACCTTTTGATTCTGTCATTATGATAGAGGATGTCATTGACTGTGGTCAAGGGAAAGTTCAAATATTAAAATCAGTCTATCCCTGGCAGCATGTTAGACAAATTGGTGAAGATGTAGTTGCTACTGAAATGATCATTCCATCAAGACATAGGATTAGACCAATAGACATAGGAGCATTGATTTCCGGGGGTATTGAAAGTATTAAGGTTTATAAGAAACCAAGAATAGGCATACTTCCCACAGGAAGCGAAATTATTGAAGAAATTAAGAATTTAGAAGATGGGAAAATAATTGATTCAAATTCTAGGGTTTTTGAAGCTGCCATACTGAAAAATGGAGGCATTTCTCATAGATATTCTCCTCATAAAGATGATTATGATTTATTGAAGAAAGCCATATTAAAAGGGGTAGAAGAAAACGATATACTATTAATAAATGCAGGTTCATCTGCTGGGACTACAGATTACACAGTTAAGCTTATTAGAGAACTTGGAGAAGTCCTAGTCCATGGAATAGCTATGAAGCCAGGCAAACCTACTATTTTAGGCATTATCAATGGAAAGCCTGTTATTGGAATACCAGGATATCCTGTATCTGCATATCTAGTATTTGATGCTTTTGTGGTACCTTTAATTAATAAATATAGTGGAATTAAGGATAGAAAAGCAGATTTAGTACAGGCTACTGTTTCTAAAAGAATAGTATCATCACTAAAAAACAGAGAACTAGTAAGGGTAAATCTGGGATTTGTAAATGACCAGCTTATAGCTACGCCCTTATCTAGTGGTGCAGGAGTCACTATGTCTTTAGTGAAGGCAGACGGTATAGGGATTATTCCTCAAAACATTGAAGGAATAGAGGCAGGAGAGAAAATAGATGTGGAACTTCTAAAACCTTTATCAGCAATAAAAGGGACTATAGTATCAATTGGGAGCCATGATTTGATTATGGATATATTATCTGATATAATCCCATTAACATCAGGACATGTAGGTAGTATGGGTGGAATATTGTCTATGAAAAGGGGAGAGTGTCATATAGCTCCAATACATCTTTTAGATGAAGAGACGGGAGAATATAATATTTCTTATGTAAAGAAATATTTTGGAAATGAGAAGATGGCAATTATTAAAGGTGTGAAAAGGCAGCAAGGATTTATTGTACAAAAAGGAAATCCAAGGAATATTAGAGATTTCAAAGATTTAGTGAGAGATGATATAATATATGTAAATAGACAAAGAGGTGCAGGAACTAGAATATTACTGGATTATCATCTAAAACTTGATGGTATAGATATTGAGAAAGTAAAAGGATATAGTAGGGAAATGACTACCCATATGGCAGTTGCAACAGCAGTAAAGACTGGCACAGCTACAACTGGACTAGGAATATATTCTGCTTCAAAAGCACTTGATTTGGATTTCATTGATATTACTTATGAAGACTATGATTTCTTAGTATATGAAAATATGTTAGAAAATCCAATTATTAAAGAATTTATAGAAGTGTTAAAGTCTAAAGAATTTCAAGATAGAGTTAGTTCATTAGGTGGATATGAATTTAAAAATACAGGATATGTAATATTAATCTAA
- the moaA gene encoding GTP 3',8-cyclase MoaA, protein MKDSFGREISYLRISVTDRCNLRCKYCMPEKGVSKFSHDTMLTLEEIYEITKAFVDLGINKVRFTGGEPLVRKGIVDLISRVSKLEGIKDLSMTTNGLLLKEYANELKEAGLNRVNISLDTLDKDKYYKITRGGNLDHVLEGIKEARKVGLLPIKINTVLIGGFNDDEIESLVKLTEEDIDLRFIELMPIGEASSWAEENFISNNIILDKVRDLMPIPREDISSPAVYYRLPNGKGKVGIINPISCKFCSNCNRVRLTSRGQLKLCLHSNKEIDIKEVLRRGRDIKEIILNSICEKEESHHLEEGKYITRNMNQIGG, encoded by the coding sequence ATGAAAGATTCTTTTGGTAGAGAAATAAGTTATCTTAGAATCTCAGTGACGGATAGATGTAATTTAAGATGCAAGTATTGTATGCCTGAGAAGGGAGTTTCTAAGTTTTCTCATGATACTATGTTAACATTAGAAGAGATATATGAGATAACAAAAGCCTTTGTAGATTTAGGTATAAATAAAGTAAGATTTACTGGAGGGGAACCTCTAGTACGAAAAGGTATAGTTGATTTAATTTCAAGGGTATCTAAATTAGAAGGAATAAAGGACTTGTCCATGACCACTAATGGCTTGCTCTTGAAGGAATATGCCAATGAATTAAAGGAAGCAGGGTTAAATAGGGTTAATATTAGTTTAGATACTTTAGATAAGGACAAGTATTATAAAATTACCAGAGGTGGTAATTTGGATCATGTCCTTGAAGGAATAAAAGAGGCAAGAAAAGTAGGACTATTGCCTATAAAGATAAATACTGTACTAATAGGTGGATTTAATGATGATGAGATAGAATCCTTAGTCAAATTAACTGAGGAAGATATAGATTTACGATTTATAGAATTAATGCCCATAGGTGAAGCATCCAGTTGGGCAGAAGAAAATTTTATTTCCAATAACATAATTTTAGATAAAGTTAGGGATTTGATGCCAATTCCAAGGGAAGATATATCTTCACCAGCAGTATACTATAGATTGCCTAATGGAAAAGGTAAAGTAGGGATAATAAATCCAATATCATGTAAGTTCTGTTCTAACTGCAACAGAGTTAGATTAACATCAAGAGGACAATTGAAACTATGTTTACACTCAAATAAGGAAATTGATATAAAAGAAGTACTAAGGAGAGGGAGAGATATAAAAGAAATAATTCTTAATTCTATTTGTGAAAAAGAAGAATCTCATCATTTAGAAGAAGGAAAATATATTACTAGAAATATGAATCAAATAGGGGGATAA
- a CDS encoding MOSC domain-containing protein has product MCKAAKGKVLSINTSDKKGVIKKPIKESLFIENYGIENDAHSGNWHRQVSLLGIESFVKMENEGIEGLVPGIFAENITTEGIILYDLPIGTKLVIGETIQEVTQIGKQCHTGCEISQKVGKCVMPKEGIFTKVLKGGVIKEGDIIEVI; this is encoded by the coding sequence TTGTGCAAAGCCGCAAAAGGTAAGGTACTATCCATAAATACTTCTGATAAAAAAGGTGTAATTAAAAAACCAATAAAAGAAAGTTTATTTATTGAAAACTATGGTATTGAAAATGATGCCCATTCTGGTAATTGGCATAGGCAGGTAAGTTTATTGGGAATAGAGAGTTTTGTTAAGATGGAGAATGAAGGGATAGAGGGTTTAGTTCCTGGAATATTTGCAGAAAATATAACTACTGAAGGAATAATCTTATATGATCTTCCAATAGGAACAAAACTTGTTATAGGAGAGACAATCCAAGAGGTAACTCAAATAGGTAAGCAATGTCATACAGGATGTGAGATTTCCCAAAAAGTTGGAAAATGCGTAATGCCTAAAGAAGGAATATTCACCAAAGTCTTAAAGGGTGGAGTTATAAAAGAGGGAGATATCATAGAAGTTATATAA
- the murF gene encoding UDP-N-acetylmuramoyl-tripeptide--D-alanyl-D-alanine ligase gives MIRRKLKEIQKMCGGSGLSNKFEEIVIEGVSTDSRNIGPNQLFIPLIGENFNGHDFISMAIGKGAIATLWDKNEPRPNNDFPFILVDDTTSALQELAKSYRKELSTKVIGITGSNGKTSTKDILASLLKTQYKTHKTIGNFNNFIGLPLTILSMEEDVEMAVLEMGMDNFGQIELLTSIASPNAAIITNIGEAHLEGLKTKENIAKAKLEILKGLKPNDLFLYYGDDTILKKAIDNSSINYNVKTYGMEASNDYQAEVIFVNEKGDSFNIKKPLDKEFFINMLGKHQVLNATAAIAVAQCFGISLENIEKGLLSIEKTGMRNELIHAKGFSILNDSYKSNPSSVLAALNTMSTMTDYDQKIVVLGDMQGLGEEEINMHKEIGLKIDPNEIDYVFTFGPLSKYIGETAIINLGKDRVASFDNKPELIKKIKEVMKPKSLILTKASRALAMEEVVEALLN, from the coding sequence TTGATTAGAAGAAAATTAAAAGAAATTCAAAAGATGTGTGGTGGTTCTGGACTATCAAATAAATTTGAAGAAATTGTGATTGAAGGTGTATCTACAGATTCTAGAAATATAGGCCCTAATCAACTATTCATACCATTAATAGGTGAAAATTTCAATGGTCATGATTTTATATCTATGGCTATTGGAAAGGGTGCTATTGCCACATTATGGGATAAAAATGAACCTAGGCCTAATAATGATTTTCCATTTATATTAGTTGATGATACTACATCCGCCCTACAAGAATTGGCTAAATCATATCGTAAAGAGCTAAGTACAAAAGTTATAGGGATTACTGGAAGTAATGGAAAAACCTCCACCAAGGATATCTTGGCAAGTCTTTTAAAGACTCAATACAAGACTCATAAAACCATAGGTAATTTTAATAATTTTATTGGATTGCCCTTAACAATTTTATCCATGGAAGAGGATGTAGAAATGGCAGTACTAGAGATGGGTATGGATAATTTTGGACAAATTGAATTATTGACTTCCATCGCTAGTCCAAATGCTGCAATAATCACTAATATAGGTGAGGCTCACTTAGAAGGCCTAAAGACTAAGGAAAATATCGCCAAGGCAAAGCTGGAAATTTTAAAAGGACTTAAACCTAATGACCTTTTCTTATATTATGGAGATGATACTATTTTAAAGAAGGCAATAGATAATTCATCTATTAATTACAATGTTAAAACCTATGGAATGGAAGCCTCTAATGACTATCAAGCAGAAGTAATATTTGTTAATGAAAAAGGAGACTCCTTTAATATAAAGAAACCTTTAGATAAAGAGTTTTTCATAAACATGTTAGGAAAACATCAAGTACTTAATGCTACTGCAGCCATAGCAGTGGCACAATGTTTTGGTATAAGTCTTGAGAATATAGAAAAGGGATTGTTATCCATTGAAAAGACAGGCATGAGAAATGAACTAATTCATGCTAAAGGATTCAGTATTTTAAATGATTCTTATAAATCCAATCCTTCCTCTGTATTAGCAGCTTTAAATACTATGTCTACAATGACAGATTACGATCAGAAAATTGTTGTACTTGGAGATATGCAGGGATTAGGAGAAGAAGAAATAAATATGCATAAAGAAATTGGACTAAAGATTGATCCAAATGAAATAGACTATGTCTTTACTTTTGGACCTCTTTCAAAATATATTGGAGAAACTGCTATAATAAACTTAGGTAAGGATAGAGTAGCATCCTTTGATAACAAACCTGAATTGATTAAAAAAATCAAAGAAGTCATGAAGCCTAAATCCTTAATCCTGACAAAGGCCTCAAGAGCATTGGCTATGGAAGAAGTTGTAGAAGCTTTACTAAATTAA
- a CDS encoding D-alanine--D-alanine ligase, translated as MKINIYVLCGGKSVEHDVSLKSASAIINAIDKEKYNVYPIYITNEGIWCSLGLLEEKINSPDELRRTSSSTVATSIGSFLTNALKDHEKNLVIPALHGPNGEDGTIQGLLELLDIPYVGNEVLSSAVAMDKSITKDLFAKYNIPQVKYSSFRLHNWKNNEEDCYSLVEDEVGYPCYVKPSNGGSSVGITRAENREELKASFKEAFLYDRKIIVEEEAVAREMQISVVGNNHPKASVPGEFIMERSFFDYNAKYIDGKLIPVIPARLTAEVTSKVRETAERAFRILNCHGLARVDIFVTDDNEIFVNEVNTMPGFTAVSMTPVLWGATDGTSYAELIERLISLALERYDEKKAIINKR; from the coding sequence ATGAAAATAAATATATATGTTTTATGTGGTGGAAAATCAGTTGAACATGATGTATCATTGAAATCTGCTTCAGCTATAATTAATGCAATAGATAAAGAAAAATATAATGTTTATCCAATTTATATTACTAACGAAGGTATATGGTGCAGTTTAGGTCTGTTGGAGGAAAAAATCAATAGCCCTGATGAATTGAGACGCACAAGTTCTTCTACAGTGGCTACTTCAATAGGGAGTTTTCTAACTAATGCTCTTAAAGATCATGAAAAGAATTTGGTTATTCCAGCCCTTCATGGTCCTAATGGAGAAGATGGTACTATTCAAGGACTTTTAGAATTATTAGATATTCCCTATGTAGGAAATGAAGTTCTATCCTCTGCTGTAGCCATGGATAAATCAATAACTAAAGATTTATTTGCAAAGTATAATATCCCTCAGGTCAAATATTCCTCCTTTAGGCTACATAATTGGAAGAACAATGAGGAAGATTGCTATAGCTTAGTTGAAGACGAAGTTGGTTATCCTTGCTATGTGAAGCCTTCCAATGGTGGTTCAAGCGTCGGTATTACAAGGGCTGAAAACAGAGAAGAACTTAAAGCATCTTTCAAGGAAGCATTCCTTTATGACCGTAAAATAATCGTTGAAGAGGAAGCGGTAGCTCGTGAAATGCAAATATCAGTAGTGGGTAACAATCATCCAAAGGCTTCTGTTCCAGGAGAATTCATTATGGAAAGATCATTTTTTGACTATAATGCCAAATATATAGATGGGAAGTTAATACCTGTAATACCTGCAAGATTGACAGCAGAAGTTACCAGCAAGGTTCGGGAAACTGCAGAAAGAGCCTTTAGAATACTAAATTGCCATGGCCTTGCTAGGGTGGACATATTCGTTACAGATGATAATGAAATATTTGTTAACGAAGTAAATACTATGCCTGGTTTTACAGCTGTAAGTATGACACCAGTTTTATGGGGTGCCACTGACGGCACTAGCTATGCAGAATTAATTGAAAGATTAATATCTTTAGCTTTAGAAAGGTATGATGAAAAAAAAGCCATTATAAATAAGAGGTGA
- the yqeB gene encoding selenium-dependent molybdenum cofactor biosynthesis protein YqeB has protein sequence MNTIVIRGGGDLATGIGHRLFKAGYKIIILEIEKPLAIRRAVSFSEAIYIGEITVEGVKAVFAKNLQEIKETINNNTIPVYIDETGSIISEIKPLAVIDAIIAKRNLGTNRNMSPITIGVGPGFEAGVDVDLVVESKRGHYLGKVIYEGQAAENTGIPGETMGYAEERIIRSPKGGMVKPFFNIGDRVEAGEIVCNVGDIAVEARISGILRGLIREGIYVPEKAKIGDIDPRGIKDYTFTISDKARAIGGGVLEAIQYLRIERGI, from the coding sequence TTGAACACTATAGTCATAAGAGGCGGTGGAGATTTAGCCACTGGAATAGGACATAGGCTATTTAAAGCAGGGTATAAAATAATAATTCTAGAGATAGAAAAACCTTTAGCCATTAGAAGAGCTGTGTCCTTTAGCGAGGCAATTTATATAGGAGAGATAACTGTTGAAGGGGTTAAGGCTGTTTTTGCCAAGAATTTACAAGAAATTAAAGAGACAATTAATAACAATACAATTCCTGTATATATAGATGAAACTGGAAGTATAATTAGTGAGATTAAGCCTTTAGCTGTAATAGATGCAATTATTGCTAAAAGAAACTTAGGAACTAATAGAAATATGTCACCTATAACAATAGGAGTTGGTCCAGGATTCGAAGCAGGAGTAGATGTGGATTTAGTAGTAGAGAGTAAACGAGGACATTATTTAGGTAAGGTTATATACGAAGGACAAGCTGCTGAAAATACAGGTATACCAGGGGAAACAATGGGATATGCTGAAGAAAGAATAATTAGGTCTCCTAAGGGAGGAATGGTTAAGCCGTTTTTTAATATAGGTGATAGGGTAGAGGCGGGAGAGATAGTATGTAATGTAGGGGATATAGCTGTTGAAGCTAGAATATCGGGCATACTAAGAGGGCTTATTAGGGAAGGCATATATGTGCCTGAGAAAGCAAAGATAGGAGATATTGATCCCAGAGGTATAAAAGATTATACTTTTACTATTTCAGATAAGGCAAGGGCAATTGGTGGTGGAGTATTGGAGGCTATACAATATTTAAGAATTGAAAGGGGGATATAG
- a CDS encoding XdhC/CoxI family protein, translating into MPDLYVMKKALKDIEDGRELAIATITRAEGSAPRREGTIMAVLEDGTIHGTIGGGKLEKRVIELCLEAIKDGNTHSINLPLNTNGVEMICGGEVDIFIDVYKKRPKLLIAGGGHVAHAIYQFAALLGFDIVIFEDREEFLNEERFPLSHELILGDMKERLQQYPIDENSYIVIATRGHAYDQDALEVVINSDAKYIGAMGSKKKIITMMKNLKDKGISQEILNKVYAPIGLKISGGSPEDIALSILAEIQLIRNKGQLIHMKHNQ; encoded by the coding sequence ATGCCAGATTTATATGTAATGAAAAAAGCTTTGAAGGATATTGAAGATGGAAGAGAATTAGCTATAGCAACTATTACAAGAGCTGAAGGTTCTGCTCCGCGAAGAGAAGGCACTATAATGGCTGTATTGGAAGATGGAACAATTCATGGAACCATAGGTGGAGGAAAGTTAGAGAAGAGAGTTATAGAACTATGTCTTGAAGCTATAAAGGATGGAAATACCCATAGTATAAATCTTCCTTTAAATACAAATGGAGTAGAAATGATATGTGGGGGAGAGGTAGATATATTTATAGATGTTTACAAGAAAAGACCCAAACTCCTAATTGCAGGAGGAGGTCATGTAGCCCATGCAATATATCAATTTGCAGCCCTACTAGGATTTGATATAGTAATCTTTGAAGATAGGGAAGAATTTTTAAATGAGGAAAGGTTTCCATTATCCCATGAGTTAATCCTGGGAGATATGAAGGAGAGGCTACAGCAATATCCTATAGATGAAAATTCTTATATTGTAATAGCAACTAGAGGACATGCCTATGATCAAGATGCTCTAGAAGTTGTAATAAATAGTGACGCCAAATATATTGGTGCTATGGGATCTAAGAAAAAGATAATAACTATGATGAAGAACTTGAAGGATAAAGGAATATCTCAAGAAATTCTAAATAAAGTTTATGCCCCTATAGGCCTAAAAATATCTGGAGGAAGTCCTGAAGACATTGCCCTAAGCATTCTAGCTGAAATTCAACTAATTAGAAATAAGGGACAGCTTATCCATATGAAACACAATCAATAA